Proteins encoded within one genomic window of Pararhizobium capsulatum DSM 1112:
- a CDS encoding DUF2948 family protein encodes MNTLKLMALDTEDLEIVSAHVQDAVFKVSDIAFNARSGQFSIELNRFVWESAEERSKVYERRRAVLLFKRVSAVRSIGFDRRDIDKVLSLLALRFEQNGEGPDGKLELLLSADATIALDVECIEAQLADTGAAWETGFKPRHPAA; translated from the coding sequence ATGAACACATTGAAGCTGATGGCGCTGGATACCGAGGATCTGGAGATCGTCTCCGCCCATGTGCAGGACGCGGTCTTCAAGGTATCGGACATCGCCTTCAACGCCCGCTCCGGGCAGTTTTCCATCGAGCTCAATCGTTTCGTCTGGGAAAGCGCCGAGGAGCGTTCCAAGGTCTATGAGCGCCGGCGGGCCGTGCTGCTCTTCAAGCGGGTGAGCGCCGTGCGTTCCATCGGCTTCGATCGGCGCGATATCGACAAGGTCCTCTCTTTGTTGGCGCTGCGGTTCGAGCAGAACGGCGAGGGGCCGGATGGCAAGCTGGAGCTTCTGCTGTCGGCCGATGCGACGATCGCGCTCGATGTGGAATGTATCGAGGCGCAGCTTGCCGATACCGGTGCCGCATGGGAAACCGGCTTCAAGCCGCGACATCCGGCGGCCTGA
- the infA gene encoding translation initiation factor IF-1, with product MAKEEVLEFPGVVTELLPNATFRVKLENEHEIIAHTAGRMRKNRIRVLAGDKVLVEMTPYDLTKGRITYRFK from the coding sequence ATGGCGAAAGAAGAAGTCCTCGAATTCCCGGGCGTTGTTACCGAATTGCTTCCCAATGCGACGTTCCGCGTGAAGCTTGAAAACGAGCATGAGATCATTGCTCATACCGCAGGCCGCATGCGCAAGAACCGCATCCGCGTTCTGGCGGGTGACAAGGTGCTCGTCGAAATGACCCCTTACGACCTCACCAAAGGCCGCATCACCTATCGCTTCAAGTAA
- the hisD gene encoding histidinol dehydrogenase, with translation MAIRLDYLSPAFEADFAAFLTTKREVSEDVNATVREIIEDVRQRGDAALVDYTRRFDGLDLAITPMKVSAEEIDAAIAAVPSEVLGALKVAAVRIEAHHTRQRPKDDIYEDSMGVGLGSRWTAIDAVGLYVPGGTASYPSSVLMNALPAKVAGVERIVMVVPANAGVINPAVLAAARMAGVEEIYRIGGAQAIAALAYGTETIAPVAKIMGPGNAYVAAAKRQVFGTVGIDMIAGPSEVLVIADRDNNPDWLAADLLAQAEHDVGAQAILITDDAPLAAAVEAAVERQLALLPRVETARASWRDFGAVILVPDLDGAVPLANRIAAEHLELALAGADAMIPKIRNAGAIFVGSHTPEVIGDYVGGSNHVLPTARSARFSSGLGVLDYMKRTSILRLGADQLRDLGPAAIALARSEGLEAHARSVAIRLNLGDEG, from the coding sequence GTGGCTATTCGTCTGGATTATCTTTCCCCCGCCTTCGAGGCTGATTTTGCAGCCTTCCTGACGACGAAGCGCGAAGTCTCCGAAGACGTGAATGCAACCGTGCGGGAAATCATCGAGGATGTACGCCAGCGGGGAGATGCGGCGCTCGTTGATTATACGCGTCGTTTCGATGGCCTCGATCTGGCGATCACTCCTATGAAGGTGAGTGCCGAGGAAATCGATGCGGCCATCGCCGCGGTTCCCTCCGAAGTCCTGGGCGCGCTCAAGGTCGCGGCCGTTCGCATCGAGGCGCATCATACCCGCCAGCGGCCCAAGGACGATATCTATGAGGATTCGATGGGGGTCGGCCTCGGCTCCCGCTGGACGGCAATCGATGCCGTTGGCCTCTACGTGCCGGGCGGTACCGCAAGTTATCCGAGCTCCGTGCTGATGAATGCCCTGCCGGCAAAGGTCGCAGGCGTCGAGCGCATCGTGATGGTGGTTCCGGCCAATGCCGGCGTCATCAACCCGGCTGTGCTGGCTGCAGCGCGCATGGCCGGTGTTGAAGAGATTTACCGGATCGGCGGCGCGCAGGCGATTGCAGCCCTTGCTTACGGCACGGAGACCATCGCGCCCGTTGCCAAGATCATGGGGCCGGGCAATGCCTATGTCGCGGCTGCCAAGCGCCAGGTCTTCGGCACGGTTGGCATCGATATGATCGCCGGCCCGTCAGAAGTGCTGGTCATTGCGGATCGCGACAACAATCCCGATTGGCTCGCCGCAGACCTCCTGGCCCAGGCCGAGCATGATGTCGGCGCGCAGGCGATCCTGATCACCGACGATGCGCCGCTGGCGGCGGCCGTCGAGGCGGCTGTCGAGCGCCAGCTGGCGCTTCTGCCGCGCGTCGAGACGGCACGGGCGAGCTGGCGCGATTTTGGCGCCGTGATTCTTGTGCCGGATCTGGACGGTGCCGTTCCGCTGGCAAACCGCATCGCTGCCGAGCATCTGGAGCTTGCCTTGGCCGGTGCTGATGCCATGATCCCGAAAATTCGCAATGCCGGCGCGATCTTCGTCGGCAGCCATACGCCGGAAGTCATCGGCGATTATGTCGGCGGTTCCAATCACGTCTTGCCGACAGCGCGCTCGGCTCGTTTCTCCTCGGGGCTTGGCGTGCTGGATTATATGAAGCGCACCTCGATCCTGCGTCTTGGAGCCGATCAACTGCGGGACCTTGGTCCGGCGGCGATCGCGCTTGCTCGTTCCGAGGGGCTGGAAGCCCATGCACGCTCGGTTGCGATCCGCCTCAATCTCGGGGACGAGGGATGA
- the yacG gene encoding DNA gyrase inhibitor YacG: MSAGDDEKPSAKVAPLRKTVPCPECGRPSHREHYPFCSDRCRNVDLNRWLSGSYAIPVADDETKADGDDGNG; encoded by the coding sequence ATGAGTGCAGGTGACGACGAGAAGCCGTCTGCGAAGGTGGCGCCGCTGCGCAAGACTGTGCCTTGTCCGGAATGTGGCAGGCCTTCGCACCGCGAACATTATCCGTTCTGCTCGGATCGCTGCCGCAATGTCGACCTGAACCGCTGGCTCAGCGGCTCCTATGCCATTCCTGTTGCCGACGACGAAACGAAAGCGGATGGCGATGACGGAAACGGCTGA
- a CDS encoding Maf-like protein: MALTQKLILASGSPRRVELLAQAGIEPDRLMPMDLDETPKRAEHPRSLAWRLAEEKARAALAASKGEPGWDGAYIIAADTVVSVGRRILGKPELVSDASSALHLLSGRSHRVYTGICLITPTRAVRQKVVDTKVRFKRLSTRDIESYIASGQWRGKAGGYGIQGIAGSFVVKLIGSYTNVVGLPLQETVNLLSGEGYDIHSRWTEG; this comes from the coding sequence ATGGCGTTGACACAAAAGCTTATCCTCGCCTCCGGCTCGCCCCGCCGTGTCGAACTTCTGGCACAGGCCGGCATCGAGCCCGATCGACTGATGCCGATGGATCTTGACGAGACGCCGAAGCGGGCGGAGCATCCGCGCTCGCTTGCCTGGCGACTTGCCGAGGAGAAGGCGCGCGCCGCACTTGCGGCGTCCAAGGGCGAACCGGGCTGGGATGGTGCCTATATTATCGCCGCCGATACGGTCGTTTCCGTCGGCCGGCGTATTCTCGGCAAGCCGGAACTGGTGAGCGACGCATCCAGCGCGCTGCATCTCCTGTCGGGCCGCAGCCATCGCGTCTACACCGGCATCTGCCTTATTACCCCGACGCGCGCCGTGCGACAGAAGGTGGTCGACACCAAGGTCCGCTTCAAGCGGCTCTCCACGCGCGATATCGAAAGCTACATCGCCTCCGGCCAGTGGCGTGGCAAGGCGGGTGGCTACGGTATTCAGGGTATCGCCGGCAGCTTCGTCGTGAAGCTCATCGGCTCCTATACCAACGTCGTCGGCCTGCCCCTGCAGGAGACCGTGAACCTGCTTTCCGGCGAGGGATACGATATCCACAGCCGCTGGACGGAGGGCTGA
- a CDS encoding UPF0262 family protein: MTKPSSHRLCDVVLDETIGRSTPDVEHERAVAIFDLIEENFFEPTNHPGGPYRLNLSLINAKQLVFAISTEGGEDVATHILSLTPFRRIVKDYFMICESYYEAIRQSTPSQIEAIDMGRRGIHNEGSQTLMDRLSGKIKVDFDTARRLFTLVCVLYWRG; encoded by the coding sequence ATGACGAAACCCTCCAGCCACCGTCTTTGCGATGTCGTGCTGGATGAAACCATCGGCCGCTCGACCCCTGATGTCGAGCACGAGCGGGCGGTGGCGATCTTCGATCTGATAGAGGAAAATTTCTTCGAGCCGACCAATCATCCGGGTGGTCCCTACAGGCTCAACCTGTCGCTGATCAATGCCAAGCAGCTGGTTTTTGCCATCAGCACTGAAGGCGGCGAGGACGTCGCCACCCATATCCTCTCGCTGACCCCCTTTCGTCGCATCGTGAAAGATTATTTCATGATCTGCGAAAGCTACTACGAGGCCATCCGCCAGTCTACGCCAAGCCAGATAGAGGCGATCGATATGGGTCGGCGCGGTATTCACAACGAAGGCTCGCAGACCCTGATGGACAGGCTATCGGGCAAGATCAAAGTCGATTTCGACACCGCCCGCCGGCTGTTCACGCTGGTCTGCGTACTCTATTGGCGCGGGTGA
- a CDS encoding arsenate-mycothiol transferase ArsC, which yields MAVASELAVERKPPRSILFMCGMNAIRSPMAEVLAKSLLPQGTYVASAGVRIGERDPFVDVVLDELGLTAGRHQPHTLDELEDDYFDMIVTLAPEAHHAALELTRSMAIDVVYWPTPDPTVATGTREQIVTAYREVRDHLAALIRHRLLGQTPAKMR from the coding sequence ATGGCGGTTGCTTCAGAGCTTGCAGTGGAAAGGAAGCCGCCGCGCTCGATCCTCTTCATGTGCGGCATGAACGCCATCCGTTCGCCGATGGCCGAAGTGCTCGCCAAGTCGCTGTTGCCGCAGGGAACCTATGTCGCCTCCGCCGGCGTCAGGATCGGCGAGCGCGATCCTTTCGTCGATGTGGTGCTCGATGAGTTGGGGTTGACCGCGGGCCGCCATCAGCCCCATACACTGGATGAACTTGAAGACGATTATTTCGATATGATCGTCACGCTTGCACCGGAAGCCCATCACGCAGCCCTCGAACTCACGCGATCCATGGCGATTGATGTGGTATATTGGCCGACACCCGATCCGACCGTCGCAACAGGCACTCGCGAGCAGATCGTTACGGCCTATCGGGAGGTGCGAGACCATCTGGCGGCGCTGATCCGTCATCGTTTGCTTGGACAAACGCCCGCCAAGATGCGATAG